From the genome of Thermodesulfobacteriota bacterium:
TGCCAATGCTGTCATCGAGAAGCTGCAAGAATCCGATGCTCCCTGGCCTTGCTGTCTCCCCTTACTCCCATCCTTCCCATAAGTCCCATGAGTCCTATAGGTCGTATAGGCCCTATGGGAGACAGGGGAATTCCGGGAATCATGAGAGATCCCTCGTGCCCGGGCAACCCGGGCAAAGTCGGCCTATCCGGGCCGCCGGCCGGGCCGCACAACGCCGAGCAGCGCCATGCCGGCCACAAAGCCGCCGACATGCGCCCACCAGGCGACCCCGCCCTGGAAGGCCGGGGCACCGGCGGTCATCTGGG
Proteins encoded in this window:
- a CDS encoding rhomboid family intramembrane serine protease, which codes for MTAGAPAFQGGVAWWAHVGGFVAGMALLGVVRPGRRPG